From the genome of Bos taurus isolate L1 Dominette 01449 registration number 42190680 breed Hereford chromosome 2, ARS-UCD2.0, whole genome shotgun sequence, one region includes:
- the LOC132343592 gene encoding small cysteine and glycine repeat-containing protein 9-like, producing the protein MGCCGCGSCGGCSGGCGSGCGGGCGGGCGSCNSCRCYRVGCCTSCCPCCYGCCGGCCSVPVVCCHRRTCSCNSCGCGGGKGCCQQKSCCQKQCCH; encoded by the coding sequence ATGGGCTGCTGTGGTTGTGGAAGTTGTGGTGGCTGCAGTGGTGGCTGTGGCAGTGGCTGTGGTGGTGGCTGTGGTGGTGGCTGTGGCAGCTGCAACAGCTGCAGATGCTACCGGGTGGGCTGCTGCAccagctgctgcccctgctgctatggctgctgtgGGGGCTGCTGCAGCGTCCCCGTGGTCTGCTGCCACCGCCGTACCTGCAGCTGCAACTCGTGTGGCTGTGGCGGTGGGAAGGGCTGTTGCCAGCAGAAGAGCTGCTGCCAGAAGCAATGCTGCCACTGA